The proteins below are encoded in one region of Cyanobacterium stanieri LEGE 03274:
- a CDS encoding nucleoside triphosphate pyrophosphohydrolase family protein, whose amino-acid sequence MNIKEYVQLTKQTAIYPPDTFLEYLTLGLASEAGEVSGVVKKYIRKDFSMENAQEKLTKELGDVLWYWARLCDELGLNPEEVMEANINKLLKRKENQTLQGDGDDR is encoded by the coding sequence ATGAATATTAAAGAGTATGTACAGTTAACAAAACAAACGGCTATTTATCCTCCTGATACTTTTTTGGAGTATTTAACTTTGGGTTTAGCTTCTGAGGCTGGGGAAGTTAGTGGGGTGGTAAAAAAATATATTAGAAAGGATTTTTCTATGGAAAATGCCCAAGAAAAATTGACCAAAGAATTAGGGGATGTTTTATGGTATTGGGCAAGATTATGTGATGAATTGGGTTTAAACCCTGAAGAAGTAATGGAAGCTAATATTAATAAACTACTTAAAAGAAAAGAAAATCAAACTTTACAAGGAGATGGAGATGACCGATAA
- the ftsZ gene encoding cell division protein FtsZ, which produces MNESDLNLAKYLIESSGIKKNQNNNSHQKTKAQNPSPESNMNSRQIMPSNVAQIKVIGVGGGGCNAVNRMIQSNVSGVEFWQINTDAQALTESMATSCLQIGQKLTRGLGAGGNPSIGQKAAEESREEIAKALENTDLVFITAGMGGGTGTGAAPIVAEVAKEMGCLTVGVVTRPFTFEGRRRTTQADDGISALQSRVDTLIVIPNNKLLSVIPSDTPLQESFRIADDILRQGVQGISDIITIPGLVNVDFADVRAVMADAGSALMGIGIGSGKSRAKESAVAAISSPLIESSIQGAKGVVLNITGGNDLTLHEVNTVAETIYDIVDPNANIIFGAVIDESMQGEIRITVIATGFSGESSGDDSLQNIISPPSPSLPLTSPSEENEEEKPVNAESESNPLAGLDIPEFLQRRRFPRR; this is translated from the coding sequence ATGAATGAATCAGATCTTAACCTTGCTAAATACTTAATCGAGTCATCAGGAATCAAAAAAAATCAGAATAATAACTCCCATCAAAAAACCAAGGCTCAAAACCCCTCCCCAGAAAGTAATATGAACTCACGTCAAATTATGCCTAGTAATGTCGCTCAAATAAAAGTTATCGGCGTAGGTGGGGGAGGTTGTAACGCCGTCAATCGCATGATTCAAAGCAACGTCTCAGGGGTAGAATTTTGGCAAATCAACACCGATGCCCAAGCCCTTACCGAATCCATGGCCACCTCCTGTCTTCAAATAGGACAAAAACTCACCCGAGGGCTAGGCGCAGGGGGTAACCCTTCCATTGGACAAAAAGCCGCCGAAGAATCTCGAGAAGAAATAGCCAAAGCTTTAGAAAATACTGATTTAGTCTTTATTACCGCAGGAATGGGAGGAGGCACAGGCACAGGAGCCGCCCCTATTGTTGCCGAGGTTGCCAAGGAAATGGGTTGCCTTACCGTGGGGGTAGTTACTCGCCCTTTTACCTTTGAAGGTAGAAGACGCACCACCCAAGCCGATGATGGCATTAGTGCCTTACAAAGTCGGGTAGATACCCTAATCGTTATTCCCAACAACAAACTTTTATCGGTTATCCCTTCCGACACCCCTTTACAAGAATCTTTCCGTATTGCCGATGATATTCTCCGTCAGGGGGTACAAGGTATTTCTGATATTATAACTATCCCTGGTTTAGTTAACGTTGATTTTGCTGATGTGAGAGCCGTTATGGCCGATGCAGGTTCAGCCCTTATGGGTATTGGTATTGGTTCGGGGAAATCTCGCGCCAAAGAAAGCGCCGTAGCTGCTATTTCTTCTCCCCTTATCGAATCTTCCATTCAGGGGGCAAAGGGAGTTGTTTTAAATATCACTGGGGGCAATGATTTAACTCTCCATGAAGTTAATACCGTGGCCGAAACTATTTATGATATTGTTGATCCCAATGCTAATATCATTTTTGGTGCAGTGATAGACGAGAGTATGCAGGGAGAAATTCGCATTACGGTAATTGCCACAGGATTTTCTGGGGAAAGTAGTGGAGATGATTCTTTACAAAATATTATCTCTCCCCCTAGCCCTAGTTTGCCCCTTACTTCCCCTAGTGAAGAAAATGAGGAGGAAAAGCCCGTTAATGCTGAATCGGAAAGTAACCCCCTTGCAGGGTTAGATATTCCTGAGTTTTTACAGCGTCGTCGTTTTCCTCGCCGTTAG